The Cyclobacterium amurskyense genome contains the following window.
CCTTTCAATTCAAGTACTAAGTGTGTGATTAATCTTGCATCATTGCCCTTACCCTAAATCTTATGCAATGATCCAAAAGATCCTATAATTTGCACTTTACGATTTAGCGGCTAGAAAGAATAAGGATTTTCGCAGAAGGGATATTTAAGTTAAAACCTAAACTACAGTGATCAGATAAATTTTGACCTAAAAAGAGTCATATGTATATAGTTAACAGGTTTGGTTTTCGAACCCGACCCCAACAGGGTCGGTTAATAAAAAAACTGCTGTTTGTCTGCAAACCTGTAAACCCTTTAGGATTGGAAATGTGTTATAATATTTTTTTAATCAACATAAGTACATGGTATTTAGCGGAATAACGAAATAAAATCGCTATTTTAGATAGATCAATGCCTGGAAGTAGTCTTTTATAGTATAGGTAATAGACTTCCCTTCACCAACACGATTTGTAAATCAAAAGATCTTCTCATGAAAAAGACTATCTTCCTTTTCCTGACCCTATTTATTGTTTTCAACTCCCAAGGACAAAGTCCAGAAAATCAGCCTCCAATTATTTTTATATACGATGCAAGTGGCTCCATGTGGGGACAGATGCAAGGAAAAACCAAAATGGAAATTGCCGCCAATGCCTTGAGTAGTACCATAGGAAATCTTACTGAGCATCAAAAATTAGGCTTTGTTGCCTATGGGCACCGTAAGGAAGGGGATTGCGAGGATGTGGAGTTTATGGTGGATGCCGAGACAGGGACAAAAAAGGAAGTAATAGCAGCCGTCAAAGGGATTAAACCCCTTGGCAAAACACCATTGGCTTATTCAGCAACATTGGTCATTGACCAATTAAGAGCGGCCAAGCAGAAAGCCACCATTATCCTTATTACAGATGGCATAGAATCCTGTGATGGAAATATTTGTGAGATCGTCCAAGCCGCCAAAGAGGAGGGCATTGATTTTAAATTGCATATCATCGGCTTTGGCTTAAAGGAAGAAGATACCCAGCAATTGAGGTGTGCAGCAGGAGCAGGGGAAGGGAGCTATTTTAGTGCGGAGAACGCAGAGAATCTAGGAGAAATCCTCAATGTAGCCACTGCTTCTACTGTGGATAAGCCTGCCAATAATTTCTCTGTTTATGCCGTTAAGAATGGCAAGCCAATGGATGTTTATGTCAAAGCCTATGATATAGTTGCCAAGAGAGCAACTATTATGCTGAGGACTTATCGGGATACCGGGTATTTCTATTTACCTCCAAGTAAATACAACTTTGAAGTGGTTCCATTGGAGGGAAGTGATGTAAATATGATTACGGTAAATAATGTGGAAAGTCTTGAAAACACCATTGGCCACCAAACGATCTCCTTTGATGGTGGTAAATTGGATGTATTTACTTCAAATAATGGGGAGGGCTGGGACAGTATGGTCAAGGTAATTGATAACAATGGAAAGGTAGTGGCCACCACCAGAACCTATGGGGCCAAAAAGGAAGTTGAAGTCAATCCCGGTGTATATAAAGTAGCCATTCAGGCATTGAAAATGGAAGGGCTACAAACGAATACCGAGTTGGATAGCGTCGTCATTGCTGCTGCAAAAACTTTGCCCTTGGTTTATGATTTTAAAACGGGAGCGTTTGAAATTTATACTCAGGTTGGAGGAGAGAACATAGATACGGTAGTTTCCATAAAAGAAGAAAAGTCCGGCAAAAGTGTTGCTGGAGCCCGAACTTATAATAAAGGAGCCAAATTTCTATTAAACCCAGGCAATTATGTGGTAACCATCCGACCATTGGGAGCGCATAAAGAAAAAGCCGCACAAACAATAGAAGTGGAAGTCAAAGCAGGAGAAACCCATACCAAAACATTAAATTTTTAAGAATGTTAAATATTTATTTTAAGATAAAATCCATTTTTAAATGCTTGAATTATTGGACTCTACTGTTTTTTGGGACAATAATAAGCTTGTCAATGGTTCCATTTAACCAGCCACCTGTTAGTCCAAGAGGGGATAGTGGAAGATTAATCAAGGGAAATTCAGTACAGGCTTTGCCTTTGTTTGAGCAGATTGAAGGTCCTGAAAATGGGATAGGATTTTTTAAACCGAATTTTTATGAAAACCCAAGCCTGTATTTTTATGGGAATGTAAATTTAGAGAAGGGTTTGACAGAACATTTGCCTATGGATAGTGTTGTTTTTACCCAAAACCAATTTGGTGAATTTAGCACCTCTTACGCTCCTCCTTGGCTTTATCCGGAACACCTTAAATTAGATTATGGTGTCTTGTATTTTAAAGTTTTGGGTATTGGCCATGATTTTTTAAAAGTGATTGCCAATAAGGACAATGCCCAAGTGTCTTATCTGAACAAGAACCAAGGGGAATTTTTTTCATGGACTGAATTTTTAATGACGGTTAACAGTGTGGAGCTTAAGGAAGAAAATTCGGGAAAAGTACGGCTCAAGCCTTTTGAACAAGCAGGAGAAATAGCTATAGAATATGAGTTTATTCAGCCTTTAATAGTCAATGAAGAATGGCTTTACGGCAAATTTGTTGATGGGCAGCTTAAAGAAAAGGGAAAAGGTTGGATTAGGTGGAGAAAAGGAAATAAACTGTATATCAACTATTCACTGTTCTCTTAATCAGTGAATCCCTTTCGAAGCAAAACGCCGGTCGTAAAACCGGCGTTTATCCAATGCTCTTCTTTAATTAGTCTAAAACATATTGATCCTATCCAAGAAGGAACAGCCCTTTTCAATCCAACTATGAAGGACAATTAACTTACTGTCCTACAATTATTTGACTTTGTGCACTATTGGCTTTTCCATCTTCTATCAATATCATTAATGAACCTGAAGCGGCTTTATCCCGGTCAAAAACTATATTCACCCATTGTTTGCCTACACTAAGATTAGTAGCTCCTGTACCTTTATTGAGGGAGATTTCTTTACCACTTACCCAGACTTTGGCCTGATCAACTCCGGTTAATTTCAAACTGAATTCTCCTGCCTTAAGTATGTTAACTTCAAATTGAACAAGGCTGAATTTTTTACCTTTATTGTCTGTAATCACAGGAATATCTCCCAAGGGCAAGTCACCGGCTACTTTGCTGTATAAAGCCTTTGTGCCAGGTACAATTTTTTTACCCGGCAGGTTTTCCCAAGTATTCACTCCATCAATTTTGCTCAAAGCCTTAAAATCAGGTGCTGCCTTCCAGCGTCTTACCAGTTTTTCATTGGTGACCCTGAAATCTCCGTTGCTTCCCAGTTTGGAAAGATAGCTGACCAAATTAATAAATTCTTGTTTTTCCAGACTAGCAGTAATTCCTGCGGGCATCAAGGAACCGGGGACCTTTTCCACATTTTTAATTTGTGATTTAGGAATGCCATTTTCATTACCTGCCATGTCTCGAATGACAACTTCTCTTGCCCCATCATTGATCAAATAACCCATCACAATTCCACCATCATTTTTGGTTACTTTCTGCAACTCAAAACCTTCTTTGATTGATTCTGTAGGCTCAAGTATGGATTTGATAATATTGTCTATAGGTAAACTTGTACCTAAAGAACTTAAGTCCGGTCCCAACTGACCACCGGCACCACCTATTCCATGGCAGTTTTGACACATCATAGAGGCTCGCCTGTAAATGGCTTCCCCTTTCACCGGATCTCCCTCAGTTTTTACTTCTATTCCAAGGAGATAGATTTCTCGTTCGCTTAATTGCTGAGGCATTTTCTCAGGAGGTAATACTCCACCAGAGGCTTCTAGGGCATCTTTAAGCTGTATGGCTCCGGTTCTGGTTCTTCTATGTACGGGGAGTAATTCTTGCATGGTTTTTCTTCCTGTCTTTGCCGTTTCTGTAGGGATGCGTGTATTGGACAATGAATTGGCGAACACAGTGGTGGCATTATTGGAGGAAAGGAATGCAGCAAACAGTTCTCGCGTGCCATTTTCTGAAGGTTTTTCTGAAAGCAGGGTAATTGCAGCATCTGTAGCCTTCTCCGGTGCTGTTTTCACCAACTGAGAAATGGCCAAGATGCGGATGCTTTCATTTTTATGCGTTTTGGCCATGTTGAACAAAAGTTCCTGACTATCGGCATCATTAAGCTTACCCATAGCTTCCATGGCGGCTTTTCTAACCTCCTCATTACTGTCTTGGTTCTTTAGCAAGATAAGATCCAATAGGTCGGCTTTTTTCCACATGCCTACCAATTGCAATACTTTTATCTCTACCGCTTCATTTTTACTTGAAAGTAAGGTTCTCAATTGAGCAGAAGTATGCTGTGGCACCAAGCCTCTTTCTGAAGCTGCTTTGTACAGTAGTTCCAGGTCTTTCAATTGGCTTTCTTTATCGGTAGATTTTGGATTGATTGCTTGTTGGTAGATTTTGGTTAAATCTTCTTTGGTGCCATATTTGGCCAATTTTTCACGAACCAATTCCAAGTATTTTTCCGGGACCTTATTGTCGCTATACATTTGAGCAAGCAAAGAGGTGGATTTTGGGTCACCTACGGTATTTAAAGCAAATATGGTTTTGTCCATATTCCCGAAATAGCCAGGATCATTTAATAATTTTGGTAACCAAACCGGGCTTAAAGTGTTGATGGTGTGCCATAAGGCAAAGTC
Protein-coding sequences here:
- a CDS encoding vWA domain-containing protein, which codes for MKKTIFLFLTLFIVFNSQGQSPENQPPIIFIYDASGSMWGQMQGKTKMEIAANALSSTIGNLTEHQKLGFVAYGHRKEGDCEDVEFMVDAETGTKKEVIAAVKGIKPLGKTPLAYSATLVIDQLRAAKQKATIILITDGIESCDGNICEIVQAAKEEGIDFKLHIIGFGLKEEDTQQLRCAAGAGEGSYFSAENAENLGEILNVATASTVDKPANNFSVYAVKNGKPMDVYVKAYDIVAKRATIMLRTYRDTGYFYLPPSKYNFEVVPLEGSDVNMITVNNVESLENTIGHQTISFDGGKLDVFTSNNGEGWDSMVKVIDNNGKVVATTRTYGAKKEVEVNPGVYKVAIQALKMEGLQTNTELDSVVIAAAKTLPLVYDFKTGAFEIYTQVGGENIDTVVSIKEEKSGKSVAGARTYNKGAKFLLNPGNYVVTIRPLGAHKEKAAQTIEVEVKAGETHTKTLNF
- a CDS encoding PVC-type heme-binding CxxCH protein — encoded protein: MSDFNRLNHFTKKSLNTMLLELKIFTNFLISVANKASHISRLLVGIATFLIVLSVNGTIANAQNALRDIPSTDPQVQMDRFQVADGFEVNLFATDPMVVKPIQMNWDAQGRLWVVSSTIYPHLRPGETANDKILVIEDTDRDGIADKSTVFAEGLFTPTGLLPGDGGVYVANSTEILHLKDTDGDGKADERTKILSGFGTGDTHHLIHTFRWGPDGLMYFNQSIYIYSHVETPWGIRRLEGGGVWQYNTKTQKLEVYAKGLINPWGLQFDKWGKSFLTDGAGREGINYAFPGATFVTAPGAERILSGLNPGQPKHSGLDIVSGAHMPEDWAGSLITNDFRANRVNRFVLEEQGSGFVSKQADDLLWTDHIGFRPVDILMGPDGAIYVADWYNPIIQHGEVDFFDSRRDQQHGRIWRVTKKDSPLVKYPDLQNKPIPELLEALKSEENWVRLQAKLILKNKDVQEVKYALSKWLDALDPSNPEFEHHLMEGLWMHQAIGAVNVPLLEKLLTAKKPEARAAAIRVLVHWKEDIPETQSLLAKATKDSHATVRLEAVVGLQNFSTTEATIAALEALDQTMDVNLDFALWHTINTLSPVWLPKLLNDPGYFGNMDKTIFALNTVGDPKSTSLLAQMYSDNKVPEKYLELVREKLAKYGTKEDLTKIYQQAINPKSTDKESQLKDLELLYKAASERGLVPQHTSAQLRTLLSSKNEAVEIKVLQLVGMWKKADLLDLILLKNQDSNEEVRKAAMEAMGKLNDADSQELLFNMAKTHKNESIRILAISQLVKTAPEKATDAAITLLSEKPSENGTRELFAAFLSSNNATTVFANSLSNTRIPTETAKTGRKTMQELLPVHRRTRTGAIQLKDALEASGGVLPPEKMPQQLSEREIYLLGIEVKTEGDPVKGEAIYRRASMMCQNCHGIGGAGGQLGPDLSSLGTSLPIDNIIKSILEPTESIKEGFELQKVTKNDGGIVMGYLINDGAREVVIRDMAGNENGIPKSQIKNVEKVPGSLMPAGITASLEKQEFINLVSYLSKLGSNGDFRVTNEKLVRRWKAAPDFKALSKIDGVNTWENLPGKKIVPGTKALYSKVAGDLPLGDIPVITDNKGKKFSLVQFEVNILKAGEFSLKLTGVDQAKVWVSGKEISLNKGTGATNLSVGKQWVNIVFDRDKAASGSLMILIEDGKANSAQSQIIVGQ